A stretch of DNA from Takifugu flavidus isolate HTHZ2018 chromosome 13, ASM371156v2, whole genome shotgun sequence:
CGGTTACATATATTCTTTATGGGGCTgcttaaatttgaaaataataataatcagcaaTATTATTTCCAGACCCccagaagagagcagcaggaggctggatGTTTCcatttgtaataaaataaagagcgTCACCAAAAAGCCCCGTGGGAATGACAAAAACGCTATTTTAAACCGTCAGAAGCGGAACTCAAAGAATAAAGCTCTGCTTTTGCATCCCGTTATGTGAGAGGGCGGGCCACGACAGACGCGCACAACACGACGCACGCAGCATTGCCGGCGCGTCGACAAATAACCTCATTCTGCCCGGACTGATCTGCTGCAGGTCCTCCGTTACTGTTCGGCTTGACCACGTTCTGAaaaccatcagaaccaccatGGCCGCGCTGTCGGGAGGGGAAACTTGCATCAAACACTTGATGTTTGCCTTCAACCTCATATTCTGGGTGAGTTGCCATGAGAATATGCAGTGTTGATAACTCGGAGAATTAAATGTGTTCACTGTCTGTGGTTTATATGcgctgcgcgcgtgtgtgagtcACAGCTTTGTATGCGTGCGGTTTTAGAGCAGGTTCGTGAATGATGGCGCGATATAAGTCCCAAATATAGACTCGGACCGGGGGCGCAGACAGCCTCAGTTTGTTGGTTCCCAGTATATTCTGGGATGGCCACCagtgagcacacaaacacagtgtcCCATGCGCGTCGAGTGCAGGCGGACAGGAAGAATAATCCCCAGTGGCCAAGTGACCCACTTCCAGCCAACGCACTGGAGTTTGCGCGCACATTTCAATATATGTGGTCGGGGGGTGGAGGGTTTGTACTGATAACCAAAAACTTCTTGGGACATATGTGTGTTGTGTATCTGACTCTGACGTTTTGAGTCCAGAGCCTGGAGGGTGTgtcatgtccccccccccccccccccccccgccctttttttatatatttatgtgcGGGGTGGGTGCGCACGAGTGGCTTTAGTTGGATGCTTTGCCCTTTTATGAGCGCTTACAATTTGTGTAGCTATAGATAGAGCAAAGGACACGGCAGCTATTCATTACTGGGCAGACTGTTTCCCATActtgcgtgtgcgcgcgcgtgtgtgtagcgagagagagagagagagagagagaaagagagatataATGATTTACATTTGGGCATGAGCAGTTTTTGCCTTAAGCATTTTAAAGACATCATTACCAATAAGGAGTAATTGCACTTAATAGAGAAACCACAATATCCTGCTATGAGCTACCACAGATGTGATTAAAGGGGAAGATCCTGCCACTGATCCCATGAGATTTACAGTTTCTGATGAGCCTGAGTGCCCACGGTGTCTCAAGATCAGATACAGAAACTGTCGGCGTAGCCTGTAAGGTGCAACAAACATGCTGCAGGACTACATTGTTTCTATTCTTAAAATTTAGAGTTTAGTCATGCCTCAACAGAACCCCCCAGTAATAtgaacctgcacacacacacacacacacacacacacacacacatacacacacacacacacacacacacacagagtagtCTAATGTGACTAGTAAACACTGGAAAATGGAAAGACAAGCAACAGGAAGGGAGTCATGCACAATGGGGGTGGTTTTTTATGCCACTCCCTTTAGAAAAAAACATCAGGTGATTGCATGAAGGCGTGGAGAAGAGTGGAATTTCACCACACGGCTTCGTATGGACACTTTCCGTTTCCTCCTTGGAATAGGTTGAACATTCAGCATGGCTCTGGCTGGAGGAATTAAATGTGTCAAATATTTGATGTTTGCTTTCAACTTGCTGTTCTGGGTAGGTGAAGCTCACTTTTCCTCTAGTCTTATCTTACATACTGTGCATGTAAGCATGCATGCGAGCAAGAGAAAGTGAAAGGAAGTTGGCACTTTCGTAGATCATCCTGCCATTTTGTTCACACGGGGGCCGCTAAAATAAACACTTACCAGCAACCAGAGTTAGCCCAAACAACTCTGGAATAAGGACACCTATGACTGTGATGGCGAACATGCACAAACAAGTTTGGACTATAAAGTTGACGCCATTCTAAAATCCAGTTCTGTTAGTCAGATTCTAAAGCAGTGTCTGTCCAGGCCAAAGGTCTCCTCTACTATTTAGCACACGTAGTAAGAGTGGGTAAGAAAGGcttataaataatgaataaaagctCTTTTTTCAGGCCGCAGGTGGGCGTCCTCTCAAGTATGGAGGAACGCTGAGATGACATGAAGAAGGGTTTGGAAATCTAAAACGATCAAACAgctgacaggagggaggtgTCAGTGTGATattcaaaatgacaaaatggacGTTTGAAACTTCAGACATCCTGAGGGAGATCTGCTCATTGATGCCGGGAGGGACGTTCAAAAATTAGAGTCACAATCCGCCGTGCATCCTGTCTGGGGCTTAATTGATCAGAATTTCTCACTAATCTCATTTGTCCTGAGAGCCAGCAGCGGGGCGGTCCGTTACAAATATGGATTATACATAAACCATCGGGCACTGTAACTGCAGAattcatgttgttgttgttgttgcttcagCTTGCAGGCACTGCTGTCTTTGCTATAGGCCTGTGGCTGAGATTAGACCCAAAGACCAAAGGTCTCTTTGAAGGACCAGACGCGCCATATGTGTTTTACACCGGTAAGAGGCCCCTGCTCACCCAGCAGCTATCAAACAGACCAAAGTTCAAACGCTGTGCCTCCCAGGTCCCACCTAAAcctatatatgtgtgtttaggtgtgtACATCTTCATAGCGGCTGGAGcactgatgatggtggtgggattCCTGGGATGCTGCGGGGCAATCCAGGAGTCCCCCTGTATGCTGGGACTGGTTGGTATCCTGTTTTAAAACCTCATCTgcattccttttttaaaatttttagtttcaaatactttttaaaaactccTTTTCTGCACTGTTTGAACTGTTTAAGTATGCGGCAACAATCAGAGGTCTTTATAGCTCAATAACCTTAACTAAGGACTGCCACAACAATGCCAAGGCCAGACTAGAGATGTCCCTGCACCAACTTGTtgtgtccctccctcccctcccccaccccgtTTGGCCTTAATCTTCTTGCACTCAATCCCTCGGGAGGAGGGTGAATCTATGTAAATGAGCACTAACTACAGTACACTTAAGTAAcatttagtttagtttaatGAAAACAGAGTGAAACAAGAAGCTGACTTTACTGaattgtttcttttatttctcatgcagttcttcttcttcctgcttaTCATATTTGCCATTGAGGTGGCAGCTGGTATCTGGGGATTTTCCAACCAAACCAAGGTTATAATATAGCAGATAGATaagaaacatgcaaaataaacTGCATAATAGCAGGTAAGAGGGAAGTATCACATCAGTGTTGTCTCTCACTCTTTGCAGGTGGTGGATGACATCACAACATTCTACCTACAGACCTACAATAACTACAAGACAACCAAAGACGAGCGTCTTAAAGAGACTCTACGTATGATCCAAACTGGGGTGAGGAGCCGTCTAACTCAGGATGAATCGAAGGCTTTAGTAAAAGGAAACTTAGTGTGTGCTTTATTGATAACATTGGGCCAAAAATCAAAGATGAAACATCAGAAGGGGTgtaggaaataaaaaaacataattttaaGACAACATGACAAGATTACATAAATATTTTGGCTGTAATTACTATGTAAACTATATGTTATCGTGAAATTCCAAACACTGAATCCTGTTTTAGTTTCATAAAACTTACAGATTTTCCTTTTCGGTTTTGTTGACCGCGTGCAGCCTGTTAATGCCAGATATTGTGTGTTCACAGATGGACTGTTGTGGACCAACAGGAACTATAATAGATGACGCCAAAGACACTTGCCCCAGCAGAGACCTGCTGGCGCAGTTAATTACAAAGGTAAAATCACTTTAAATGTGTCGATAGATCATTAGCGTTTATATCTAGCAAGCAACGCCCAAACtaatgaaaatgaatcattGAATATGAGATAACAGCCTACAAATATATTGCAGCTGAGAGTGTACAGACTATCTGGCAGGTGTGAAGAGTTTTTCATCCTTCTCTTTTAAGATTCCTTGGCTTTTTCGCCATGTTACTATAGCAACAATGGCTTGCCGGAGCCTACTTTCTCCTCATGCCGTCTGCTGTATGTGCAATACATCACATTCTGCTGAGGTTTAGTGGACGCTGAGAGGAATCGTTCTTTTGTGTTGCAGAGCTGCCCTGATGCCATCGACGAGATGTTCGACTCCAAGCTCCACATAATAGGCGGAGTGGGAATAACCATCGGCATTATTCTGGTGTGTTTCAACTATTGTAACTCAGATCGGCTCACAAAAACCCTAAATAatgtcctcctccgtcctctgtTACAGGTGTTTGGGATGATCTTCAGCATGCTTCTGTGCTGCGCCATCAGGAAGTCTCGGGAGGTGGTCTGAGATCCACCATTGCTCCCTGAAATAATTGATGTTGCATGATGTCATTCCTAGAGTCACGTGACTCTCCACTGCCAATAGAAACAATGCTTGTTCAGGGATGATATCCTGAAAAAAACAGGTGCCGATATTTCAGATTAAATCACACAGTAGTTATAACAGTGCCAGTGATATTTAGGCTCACTTTCATGAACCAGATGAGACGTGATTGTTTAGAATAATATGGATATCATCTGTGCTTCAGTGGCTATGTGGAACAGACGTGTgtgatttatttagttttacTCAGTGGACTAA
This window harbors:
- the cd9a gene encoding CD9 molecule a isoform X1, whose protein sequence is MAALSGGETCIKHLMFAFNLIFWLAGTAVFAIGLWLRLDPKTKGLFEGPDAPYVFYTGVYIFIAAGALMMVVGFLGCCGAIQESPCMLGLFFFFLLIIFAIEVAAGIWGFSNQTKVVDDITTFYLQTYNNYKTTKDERLKETLRMIQTGMDCCGPTGTIIDDAKDTCPSRDLLAQLITKSCPDAIDEMFDSKLHIIGGVGITIGIILVFGMIFSMLLCCAIRKSREVV
- the cd9a gene encoding CD9 molecule a isoform X2, which produces MALAGGIKCVKYLMFAFNLLFWLAGTAVFAIGLWLRLDPKTKGLFEGPDAPYVFYTGVYIFIAAGALMMVVGFLGCCGAIQESPCMLGLFFFFLLIIFAIEVAAGIWGFSNQTKVVDDITTFYLQTYNNYKTTKDERLKETLRMIQTGMDCCGPTGTIIDDAKDTCPSRDLLAQLITKSCPDAIDEMFDSKLHIIGGVGITIGIILVFGMIFSMLLCCAIRKSREVV